Below is a window of Armatimonadota bacterium DNA.
CAGGCTGCACACGAAGAACCCCTCCGACTCGACTCGCTTCCGCCACGCATCCTCGAACGTCTCGATGCCATCGGGAGCAAACACGAGGTCAATGTCGAACGGGCCATCCTTTAGCTCGACGAAGTCCTTCCCACGCACGATCTCTGCCTCACGTTCGGGTGATAGCTCGAAGTTGAGTTCGCGAAGTGCTGCAATCATCCTTCGACCGTTCTCATCGCTTTTCTCTGGAAAGATATCCACGTCTTGCGTGGTGTCCGGAAAGCCCAGAATGATCGCACCCGCTTTGCCGATGAATAGGTAGCGAACACCGTGCTTGGCGAATGCCGCGCGCAGTTCTTCGGCCTGCCGGTACTCAAACGCGCCCAAAACCCAGCCACCTCGGGAGGTTCTTTTCGCACCACTGGCGATACTCCTCCATAGATTCGAACGACCGATAGGGTGCGTCGTCCAAGACGGGCCGATAGGTCTTGATGAACCCGTACTTGATTCGAAGGCTGAGCGGGCGTTTGGCCATCGCTTCGCATTCCCTGAAAAACGCCTCTCTCTCTAGTTTGTCGGCAGCCACAAGTTCATTGTACTTTCAGTGACTCGATCCGCCTCCTTCAAGGCATTGAAGTCCACTCAAACAAGGCGCTTTGCAATGCAGGGCCATTCAACTCTGTCCAGTCAAGTTCTGAATGCGCGTCTTCGCCTGATCGGCCATAGCGCTCATCGGATAGCGCGCCAAAAACTGTCGATACACCTCTGCCGCGCGCTGGCGGTCTCCGAACGCGTGCTCCACCATGATCGCCGACCGAAACATCGCGGATTCTCGGTCGCCCTCGGCGATCGCGGGATCGCGCAGGGCAGCCTCATATAAGTTGAGCGCCAACCGCTTGTCGCCGGCTTGCTCGCACTGCATCGCGGTCCTCAGCAGGTAAGGAATGGGGATCTTCCCGGGATCGATGGCGAGCATCAGCAGGGTCGAGCCGACGACGAGCGGGTCCTGTTCCTGAGCAATTCTGGGAAGCAGGCGATTGAAGTAGTCCAGAGACTCCCTCGATGGACCGCCGTGGCTCCTGAACCCGCGTTGGACCCAATGAAGCGCAAGGAGGGTGTTGTCTTGATCGTTCTTCGCGATCGCGGAGAACTCGTAGGGTGCCAGCACGCTCAGGTCCTTGGTGTCTGAGAGCATCGCTTTCGCATCGCTGGCCTCGGTCGAGTCGCGCTTCATTCGCAGGATCATGGCGATCAGAAATCCACCTGCGGCGCCTCCCAGGTGCGCAAAATGCCCGACGCCATCGGCAGCCCCCAAGAACGCGAAGAGCGCGTCGATCCCCAAAAAGTAGAGACCCACCACCCACAGAGACCAGTCCGTCGTTCCCCAAACGAAGAAGCGATAGAAGATCGTAATCTTGGCGTGGGGGAACATGTAGAGCCCCGCGCCCATCACTCCCATAATCGCGCCAGAAGCTCCGATAGAGGGGATGTTCGGGTTAGAACTGCCCAAGAGGCCATGGTGCAGGACGTCCCCCGCCACGCCGGAGGCCAGGTACATCGGCAGGAAGAACCACGCCTTCATCCGGCCCTCGACCGAGAAGCCGAAGATGTACAGGAACCACATGTTGCCCAGAAGGTGGAAAAGGCCCCCATGCAGGAACATGCTGGTGAAGATGTGGAGGGGTCCGAAGTTCGAACCTTTGAGCCCCCACTGGTCGACGACTTCGGGCCGGACATCCAGGCCGTCGCTGGTGGTAAACGCATAGACCACGACATTCGCCAGGATCAGGAGAATCGTAACCACCGGAAACGACTCCGGGGGGTTTTTCGCCCTGATTGGCAGAAACATGGACCAATCTTAGGGAGCTGTCGGCCAACGTGTCAAGACGACCCCGCTCTTTCCCGCCATCGTTTGTGAAGCTTGGCCATCAGGCCCGAATCACCGGTCTTCACCCGGTTGGGCGGCGCCAGCAAGGCAGACTGAGAGTCTGCCCCACGGCTCATCGGTCCCTCCGCCCCTCGGACCTGGGACCTCAGACCTCGGACCTCTTTCCCTGCCTTAGGCTCATACGGCAGCACCAGGTGCTCGATGAAGTACTCCAGCATCCGATCCTGGTTCACGCCGCTGTGCCCGGCGTCGACGCCAACCTGGGCATCGTAGGCGCGCCTCGCCTGGTTTAGGGCCTGAATGAGCTGGAAGGTGTTGTTCGGGTGGACGTTGTTGTCGGCCGTGCCGTAATAGAGCAGAAGGTAGCCGGTCAGGTTTGCCGCATACTTCATCGCCGAACCCTCGTCGTAGCCCGCCTTGTTCTCGCTCTCCCAGGGCAAACCCATGTAGCGCTCGGTGTAGATCGAATCGTAGTGGTACCAAGCCGTCACACTGGAACTCGCCACAGACGCCTGGAACACCTTCGGATACCTGAGGATCGCCATGCAAGAGGAGTAGCCGCCATAGCTCGTGCCGGTGATGCCGACGCGGTTGCCGTCCACATAAGGCCGCTTCGCCAGTTCAATCACTCCCGCCGCCTGATCATCAATCTCGACAATCCCCAGCTTGCCGTACACGGCGTCCTTGAACGCCTTGCCCCGGCCGCTCGTGCCGCGCCCATCGAAGCTGGCGACCAGGAAGCCGAACTCGGTCCATGCCGATGGTGTGGCAAACGTCTCGGCCCCGCCACCCGATTCCGGCCCGCCATAGACCGTCACGATCATCGGATACTTCTTCTTGGGGTCGAAGTCGGACGGCTTGTAGAGCGAGCCGTAGCAGTCCGTCACGCCGTCCATCGCCTTGTATTTGAAGGTCTCGCCGGGCTTTAGGCCCAACGCGTCGAACTTGGTGAGGTCGCTCTCCGCCAAGACCGTAAGCACCTTGCCGCTTGCATCGCAGACGCGCGTCGCGGGGGCCATTTCGCGGGTCTCGATGATGTCCACGAAGCTCTTGCCGTCCGGCGCGATGTCCACGGAGTGGTGGAACTTCGGATCGGTCAGCCGAACGTCACCCTTGCCGTCTAACCCGATGCGGTGGAGCTGAAACCGGTAAGGCGTGTCGCCGTCGCGAGCCATGTACCAGATCACGCCGGCCTTCTCGTCCACGCGCACGATGCGTTGCACCTCGAAGCCCACGTTCTTGGTGATCGCCTTGAGCGACGCGCCGGACATGTCGCCCATGTAGATGTTGTCCCAGCCGCTGCGCTCGCTGACGAGGATGAAGCGCTGGGGCTTGCCTTCCTGGGGCGCCAGGTATTGCAGGCGCGGCGAGTTGTCGGTCCAGCTCTGGGGCTGCTCCTCGCGCAGGATCACCCTGCACTTGCCTGTCTTCGGGTCCGCGGCGCAGATCTCCATCTTGTTCTGCTTGCGGTTGGTGCGGTTGAAGAGCAGTTCCTTGCCGTCCTCCGACCAGCGCACGCTGTAAACGTAGTGCGCGATGTCCTGGCCATCGGGCCCGAACGTGCAATCCACAGGGACCGACTTCTTGCTCGCCAGGTCGTAAACGAAAAGCTGCACTTCGGGGTTGGGCGCGCCGGCCTTGGGATACGCTTCGACGTCCAGCGAGTCCTGAACCTTGCCGACCTCCATCGTCAGATAGAAATCCGGCACCTTCGATTCGTCAAAGCGATAGTAGGCAAGCATGGACGAATCCTTGCTGAACCACATCGCGTTTCTCACGCCGAGCTCTTCGCCATAGACCCAACTGGCGATGCCGTTCTTGATGCGCTTCTCCACGCTGCCGTCGGTGGTCACCTGAATCTCGTCGCCCCCCCCGCTGGGCTTCAGCCAGACGTTTCGGTCCTTGTAGTTCGCCGTCCACTTGCCATCGGGCGAGCGCTCGGTCGAGAACTGCCGCCCTCGAGCCGGCTGCTGGGGCGCCGCTTTGGGCTTGGCGGGTTCGGGGTCCGCACCGCCCGAAATCTCCGTCGCCTTCTTTGCGGCGAGGTCGTAGCGATACTGCTTTCCCTTCCAGGTGTAGACGAAAGACTTACCTTCGTCCTCCCATCGCACCTGGACGGCGCCCCGGACAACGGAGCCGGTGATCTCCCGGCGCATCTTTTCATAGCGGTCGAAACGTGGCATGGTGGGAAGTCTGTTTTGAGCCTGTGAACCCGCCGCAGCAAGGACAAGCAGAACGAGAAGCGCCCACCGCATGCGGGGGCACTTGGACAAGACGTTGGGGAGTGGGTTCATGGCGCTTCCCGCGAGGATACGCCGCCCCGGTTCCTTTGTGCAATCTTTCGGGCGAGAGAAACAAACAGCGGAGCCAGGAAGAGCGCGGGAATGAAGTTCGCCACGGGATACGCTTTGATCTCCAGGAGCCGCAGCCCGATCGCCGCCAGCATGATGCCTCCGGTCCCGGTGGCCTCGTCGATCATCTCTTTGTCGTCGGCGAAACGCTTCAGCGGCGAGGCCGCCAGCGTGATCGCGCCCTGGACCACAAACACGACCCCCGCCGTGACGAGCACGCCGGGCCCCATCGTGGCGGCGTAGAAGATCGCCACAAAGCCGTCCATCGTGCTCTTGATCGCCAGGAGTTCCAGGTCGTCTTCGATAGCGTCCTTGATGCAGCCGAGCAGCGTCATGGGGCCGACGCAGAAGATGATGCTGGTGCTCACGATCGCCTCCGCGAAGGTGGAGGAGCCCTGCGCGCCGAAGGTCTGCTTGGCCCATCCGGCAAACGCCTCGAGCCCGCTCTGGAACCCAAGCGCCATGCCGAGGCACCCCCCGGCAAAGAGGGCCGCCGCGATGATGAGGATGCTGCGCGCCTGGAGAAACAGCTTGAGCCCGAGGCCGACGGTCACGAGCCCCAGCGCGGCCTGGGCGAGGTCCTTGTAGGCGACCGGCACGCTGGCGCCCGCGGCTAGACCGATCAGCGCGCCGACGAGCACCGTGCCCGTGTTGAGCCACGTCCCCCTGCCAACGACCATCCTGGGCATGAGGGTTAGTATGAACGAGGAACCAAGCCTTGAACGATGAGCCAGGGGGACAAGGCGCACGGCTATCGGTTGTGGGCCTTGTGCATCACAAATCTCCCGTTTCGAATCAGGCGTATCATTGAGCTATGTTGCAGGTCCTTGCCCTTGTCATACCCCTGATATTGCTTGCGGACGAAGCGGATATTCAGTTGAAGAACCGCAGGGCCACTGAAGTCTTCTCCATGATCCTTCGGCTTGTCCCTGACGGAGTCAGAATGTCTGTTAACGACCTAACTGGAGTCATTCATGTTCAGGGCTCTACCGAAGAGGTCGAACAGGTTCGGAAGCTTGCACGATCGATGGACATCAAGGCAATGGAGGTCTTTCTGAAATTCGCACTTGAAGTCAAGTCAATCCACGTGGCATACGATGGAACGGTCACCATCCGAAACAATGTTGCCTTTCGGTTCTCCGATTCCGCGTCGAACGTAAACGTTGCCTACCAGCCGCAGGTCCTACCTGAGCGGATCAAGTCGATTGTCACAGTTGAAATTGACGGGGCCCTTTTCAGAGACGATAAGGTTGGTAAGGTCGGCGAGCGACTGGAATTCAAGGCAGTTGATATGAAACCTGTCAATGAGAAGGCCCGGCAGCGGCTAGACTCCCGCGAGATCAGATGGTGGCCACTAATCAACGTCACACCCAGCCTGAAGGAATCCAAGCGATTGTGACTGCCGACAGTGGAAGGGGCTTCGAGCGTGTTCTCACGTGCTCCGTTCAGTGCCTAGTTCAGCTTCCGAAACGCGCCGCGCGGGAGGAACGTCGCCGCCCAACGCAGATAGCTCTTCCAACGGCCCGGCGCCAGCTTGATCGAGCGCGCAAACGCCGCACGCCCCCCGGCCGGGTCGCCGTTCAGCGTCTTGACCGTGCCCAGACACGCCTCGTTGTGCGCCTTCGCCGCCACGAGTTCGGCGCTTGGATACCCCCTCGCCTCCAGCAGCGGGTACCGCGTTCGGATCCACTCGCGCAGCATCTCGTCATCCTTCCAGATGCGCTCCAGCTTGTGGCTGGCGTTCGCGCCATGCACCCGGTAGAAGGTCAGCGGCTCGTCCACATAGCCCACCTGCCACTGTTCGGCCACGCGCAGCCACATCTCCCAATCCCCCGAGCCGAAATAGGCCTCATTGAAGCCTCCCAGCTTCTCGAAGCATTCGCGCCGCACCAGGGCCGCGCTGGCGATGATCTTGTTCGCATAGAGCAGCGCCAACAGCACGTCGCCGGTCTGCGTTCTCGGAAACGAAAACCCGAGCGGCGACCCCTCCATGCGCTCGCCCTTTCCGTCGATGAACCAACCGTCGGTATGCACGAGCCCGACCTCGGGGTGCGCTTCAAAGAGAGCTAGTTGCCGCTCCAGCTTCTCCGGCGCCCAAAGGTCGTCGTCGTTAAGGACCGCGATGTACTCGCCGGTTGCTTCTTTGAGACCCCGGTTGAGCGTGCCATAGGTGCCCAGGTTGGTCTCGTTGAAGATGAGCTTGATGGGCGAGGGGCGAGGGGCGAAGGGCGATGTTCCGCGATGGGCGATGGGTGATGGGCGATCTTCAGCATCACCTCGCCCCGACGGGGAGAGGTCGGTGAGCGATAGCGAACCGGGTGAGGGGTCGCCTGCCGCGGGGTCGCGATGCGCGATGGGCGATGGGCGATCGGGAGAATTCCCTTGTCCCTCCGTCCCTTCGTCGCTGTGTCCCAATCCGGCAGACTGAGAGTCTGCCCCACGTGGTACTAGCCCCTCCACACCTCCACCCTTCCATCCCTTCACCCTCTCCTTCAGCCACTCTCGCGTGCCGTCGGACGAGCCGTCGTCGAGAATGATGATCTCGAAGTCCTGGAAGGTCTGCGCGAGCACGCCCTCCAAACACGCCGGCAGATAGGCGAGATGGTTGTAACAGGTCAGCAGGACAGAGACCTTGGGCATGTATGGGGATTATGAAGGAGCGCCGCGTTGTCTCCCTCCCCAACCCCTCCCTTCCCGACAAGCCGGGACTCGGAAGCATTTTCGCTTCGCAAAAACAAGGGAGGGGCTCCCGCTAATCCCTTCATCTCTTCATCACCCTATCCCCCTTATCCCCCTTTCCCCGTGTCCCCCTGTCACCGTGTCCCCCTGTCCCCGTGTCCCCGTGTCCCCCTGTCCCTCTGTCCCTTCCCGCCCCAGGTACATTCCCCTCATGCCTGGACTCATCTCGGAGAAGCTTGACCAAGCCGCCGCCCTCATCGCCCAGTCGGACCTCGATGTCTGGCTCACCTTCGTCCGCGAGACCTTTGGCGGCAGCGACCCTGTGCTCCCGTTCCTGATCCAGGGCGGCCTCACCTGGCAGTCGGCGCTCCTGGTTTCCCAGTCCGGCAAGAAGGTCGCCATCGTCGGCAATTACGACGCCGATGCCATCGTCGCTTCGGGCAATTGGGACGAGGTTGTGCCCTATGTCCAGGGCCTCCGCGACACGCTGATCGCCAAGCTGGAAGAGCTGGTGCCGGCAGGAGGTAAGCCCAGAATCGGCGTCAACTTCTGCTCCGACGACGTGAAGGCCGATGGCCTTTCGCACGGCATGTTTCTGCTCCTTGAGAGCTACCTAAAAGGCACACGCTTCGAGGGATGTCTCGTCAGCGCATCGAACCTGGTAACCACGCTGCGCGGAGTCAAAACCTCCACCGAAATCGAGCGCATGAAGGGAGCTATCAAGGAGACCGAATTGCTCTTCGACTGGGTGGACAAGCACGCCCGGCTCGACATGTCGGAGCGCGACCTCTACGATGGGATCCAATCGCTCATCGAGAGCCTTGGCCTCGGCTACGCCTGGGACAAGGTGGGCGATCCGATCGTCAATTTCGGACCCGATTCCATGGGCGGCCACGGCATCCCCAGCGACACGATTTTCCTTGCGCCTGGCCAGATCCTGCACATCGATCTCGGCGTCACCAAGAACGGCTACAGCTCAGATATCCAGAGCTGCTGGTATGTGCCGCATCCAGGGGAGACCGAGCCGCCCGCGGACGCCCAACGGGCGTTCGACGCCGTGATCGGCGCGATCTCTGCCGGGGCGGCCGTGCTAAAGCCGGGGGTTCAGGGTTGGGAGGTCGACGCGGCGGCGCGATCCTATCTGGTGGCGCAGGGCTTTCCGGAGTACTTGCACGCGCTGGGGCACCAGGTTGGGCGCGTCGCGCACGATGGCGGAGCGATCTTGGGGCCCAAGTGGGAGCGCTATGGCCGAACGCCGACGATCCCGATCAAAGAGGGCGAGGTCTATACGCTGGAGCTAGGGGTGTTCGTCGAAGGGCGCGGATACCTGGGAATCGAGGAGATGGCCCAAGTTACGGCAACGGGCGTGGAATGGCTCACCAGCCGCCAGATGGACTTGCCTGTGCTGAAGCTATAGTAGATATGCACAGGTCTTATAAGTCTTTTAGGACGTATGAGACCTGCAAGGCAGTCGGAACCAGCTCACACCAAGAGACCCTTCACAACCTCGCCATACACGTCCGTCAGGCGGAAGTTCCTGCCCTGGAACTTGTAGGTCAGCTTGGTGTGGTCCATGCCCATAAGGTGCAGGATCGTCGCATTCAGGTCGTGGATATGGACAGGGTTCTCAACGATCTGATAGCCCAATTCATCCGTCTTGCCATAGGTGATGCCCGGCTTGATGCCGCCGCCTGCGAGCCAGCAGGAAAAGGCATGGGGATGGTGGTCGCGGCCGGGATAGGGTGAGCCGCCGCGCCCCTCGTTCATAGGGGTCCGACCGAACTCCCCGATCCACACGACCAGCGTCTCGTCGAGCAGCCCCCGCTGCTTCAGGTCCTTCACCAGCGCTGCAGCGCCCTGGTCAGTCTGGCGGCAAAGCTCGGGAAGGCCGTGCTTCAGGTCGTTGCCTTCCCCGTTGCCGTGATGGTCCCACCCGCGGTGATAAAGCTGCACAAAACGCACGCCGCGCTCCACGAGCCGCCGCGCGAGCAGGCAGTTGTTGCCGAAGCTTGTCTTGCCCTGCTCTGTACCGTAGAGTTCATGGGTCTCCTTGGTTTCCTTGGACACATCCATGAGGTCCGGAACGCTCGACTGCATCCGGTAAGCCAGTTCATACTGGGCGATGCGCGTCTCGATCTCGGGGTCTAGGGTCTGCTTGAGCTTGATCTCGTTGAGGTCCCTGAGAGCGTCGAGCATGTCGCGCCGCATCGGGCGCGTGACGTCTTCGGGGTCCTTCACAAAGAGCACCGGCTCGCCTTTCGACCGGAACTCGATTCCTTGGTAAGCCGTGGGGATGAACCCACTGCTCCAGCACGCCTTGCCGCCGTCCGGGTTGTTCTCGCCAGAAATCAGCACCACGAACCCAGGCAGGTCGGCGTTTTCGGTGCCCAACCCGTAGGTCAGCCAGGAGCCAAGGCTCGGCCGGCCGGGTAACTGGAAGCCCGTATTGATGAAGAGTTGGGCAGGAGCATGGTTGAATTGATCCGTCTTCACCGACCTCACGATCGCGATGTCGTCGGCAACGGTTTTGAGGTGGGGCAGCAGATTGGAGATCTCGACGCCGCTCTGACCCGCTTGCGTGAAGGAATGGGGCGACCCGAGCAGCTTCGGGACCCCTTTGATGAAGGCAAAGCGATCGCCCTTCATAAACTCCTCGGGGCAGGCCTCGCCATTGTGTTTCTGGAGGAACGGTTTGGGGTCGAGGAGGTCGATCTGGCTCGGGGCTCCCGCCATGAAGAGGAAGATCACGCTCTTGGCCTTCGGCGCGAAGTGCGGCTTCTTGGGCGCTAGGGGGTCCTTGCGGTTCCCCTGAAAGGTCGCCGCCAAACCCTGCTGGGCCAGCATCGAGGAGAGCGCCAGCCCGCCCACTCCGTAGCCGACCTCCTTGAAGAAGGTGCGCCGCGTCAGTTGGTTCAATCGGTCGTTTCGGTTCATGGCTATCCCTTGGTAATCGTCTCGTCGAGGTTCAGGAGCACGCTGCAAACCATTTGCCAGGCGGCTTGATCTGGGGTTTTGGACCCACTTTTGGCCGACGGGCCAGCCTTGGCCTTCAGGCGCGAAAGGAGCTTGGCCAGCCGCTTGAGCTCGGGCTCGCTGGGCCTGCGGCCCGTGCACAGCCGAAAGGCATAGCTGAGCCGCTTAGCGGGGTCCTTTCCGGCCTCTCGTTCGCTCCTCGCCGCCAGGGCGGATGCCGCCTCCAAATAGACCGGGTCGTTGAGCAAAGTCAGGGCTTGCAGCGGCGTGTTGGTGCGGACTCGGCGCACGGTGCACGACTCCCGGCTTGTGGAATCGAACGTCATGAACGATGGATACGGTGAGGTGCGCTTGAGGAACGTATACAAACCGCGTCTATACCTGTCGTCCTTCTGGCTCGTCATCCACTGCTGGCCGTTGTAGGGCGTGTTCCAAACCCCGTCCGGCTGGATCGGGTATACGCTCGGCCCGCCTAGCTTGCGTGAAAGCAGTCCGCTGGCCGCGAGCGCGTTGTCACGGACCAGTTCCGCATCCAAACGGAAACGCGGCCCGCGTGAGATCAGCGCGTTACCCGGGTCCTTGGCGAGGGCTTGCCGCGTCGCATCGGAGGATTGGCGATAGGCGGCCGAGGTGGCCATAAGCCTCATCATCGCCTTCATATCCCAGTTGCGAGCCATGAACTCCGAGGCCAGCCAATCCAGAAGCTCGGGATGCGAAGGCGGTGACGCCTGGGTGCCAAAATTCTCCGCGGTCTCGACGATGCCGCGCCCGAAGAGACCCATCCACATCCGGTTCATCTGAACGCGCGCCGTCAGAGGATTCTGCTTGCTGACGATCCACTGAGCCAGGCCGAGGCGGTTCGCCGGGGAACCCGAAGTGGGCTTGTTCCAAGCCGCAGGGATCGCCGGAAACACCTGGTCCCCCCTGTTGGTGAACTCGCCCCGGTTCCTAAGGTGCGCCGAAAGCGGGCCAGGGCGGTCCCTCATGATCAGTGCCGTGGGAATCTGGCTCTGCACCTCGGCAAGGCGCTTTTCTGAAGCTGCCTTGTCCTGACGAGCCTGGGACAACAGGGGAGTTGCCGCCCGAAACGCAGCGTCAAGCCGCCTCTGCTCTACGGCCGTTCGGTTCTCCTTGCGAGCGAGATCTCGCAGTTCTGTCGAAGCAAAACGAACAAGGGGCGCCTCGATCGACGTCGCTGAAAGGCGAAACGCGCCCAGCGTGTGCTGGCCGAACCGCGATTCGCATTCGATGACGACCTCAAGCGAATCGGAGGATAGCACCAATGGCCTGGCGAACTCCAAGACGGCCTCATGGGGCTTGCCCATCTGTGGGGAGATGGCCCAGCCGGAATCAGGATCGTCGTCGATCAGGCCTTGAG
It encodes the following:
- a CDS encoding rhomboid family intramembrane serine protease; this encodes MVTILLILANVVVYAFTTSDGLDVRPEVVDQWGLKGSNFGPLHIFTSMFLHGGLFHLLGNMWFLYIFGFSVEGRMKAWFFLPMYLASGVAGDVLHHGLLGSSNPNIPSIGASGAIMGVMGAGLYMFPHAKITIFYRFFVWGTTDWSLWVVGLYFLGIDALFAFLGAADGVGHFAHLGGAAGGFLIAMILRMKRDSTEASDAKAMLSDTKDLSVLAPYEFSAIAKNDQDNTLLALHWVQRGFRSHGGPSRESLDYFNRLLPRIAQEQDPLVVGSTLLMLAIDPGKIPIPYLLRTAMQCEQAGDKRLALNLYEAALRDPAIAEGDRESAMFRSAIMVEHAFGDRQRAAEVYRQFLARYPMSAMADQAKTRIQNLTGQS
- a CDS encoding DPP IV N-terminal domain-containing protein is translated as MPRFDRYEKMRREITGSVVRGAVQVRWEDEGKSFVYTWKGKQYRYDLAAKKATEISGGADPEPAKPKAAPQQPARGRQFSTERSPDGKWTANYKDRNVWLKPSGGGDEIQVTTDGSVEKRIKNGIASWVYGEELGVRNAMWFSKDSSMLAYYRFDESKVPDFYLTMEVGKVQDSLDVEAYPKAGAPNPEVQLFVYDLASKKSVPVDCTFGPDGQDIAHYVYSVRWSEDGKELLFNRTNRKQNKMEICAADPKTGKCRVILREEQPQSWTDNSPRLQYLAPQEGKPQRFILVSERSGWDNIYMGDMSGASLKAITKNVGFEVQRIVRVDEKAGVIWYMARDGDTPYRFQLHRIGLDGKGDVRLTDPKFHHSVDIAPDGKSFVDIIETREMAPATRVCDASGKVLTVLAESDLTKFDALGLKPGETFKYKAMDGVTDCYGSLYKPSDFDPKKKYPMIVTVYGGPESGGGAETFATPSAWTEFGFLVASFDGRGTSGRGKAFKDAVYGKLGIVEIDDQAAGVIELAKRPYVDGNRVGITGTSYGGYSSCMAILRYPKVFQASVASSSVTAWYHYDSIYTERYMGLPWESENKAGYDEGSAMKYAANLTGYLLLYYGTADNNVHPNNTFQLIQALNQARRAYDAQVGVDAGHSGVNQDRMLEYFIEHLVLPYEPKAGKEVRGLRSQVRGAEGPMSRGADSQSALLAPPNRVKTGDSGLMAKLHKRWRERAGSS
- a CDS encoding DUF554 domain-containing protein; its protein translation is MPRMVVGRGTWLNTGTVLVGALIGLAAGASVPVAYKDLAQAALGLVTVGLGLKLFLQARSILIIAAALFAGGCLGMALGFQSGLEAFAGWAKQTFGAQGSSTFAEAIVSTSIIFCVGPMTLLGCIKDAIEDDLELLAIKSTMDGFVAIFYAATMGPGVLVTAGVVFVVQGAITLAASPLKRFADDKEMIDEATGTGGIMLAAIGLRLLEIKAYPVANFIPALFLAPLFVSLARKIAQRNRGGVSSREAP
- a CDS encoding glycosyltransferase, producing MPKVSVLLTCYNHLAYLPACLEGVLAQTFQDFEIIILDDGSSDGTREWLKERVKGWKGGGVEGLVPRGADSQSAGLGHSDEGTEGQGNSPDRPSPIAHRDPAAGDPSPGSLSLTDLSPSGRGDAEDRPSPIAHRGTSPFAPRPSPIKLIFNETNLGTYGTLNRGLKEATGEYIAVLNDDDLWAPEKLERQLALFEAHPEVGLVHTDGWFIDGKGERMEGSPLGFSFPRTQTGDVLLALLYANKIIASAALVRRECFEKLGGFNEAYFGSGDWEMWLRVAEQWQVGYVDEPLTFYRVHGANASHKLERIWKDDEMLREWIRTRYPLLEARGYPSAELVAAKAHNEACLGTVKTLNGDPAGGRAAFARSIKLAPGRWKSYLRWAATFLPRGAFRKLN
- a CDS encoding aminopeptidase P family protein, with the protein product MPGLISEKLDQAAALIAQSDLDVWLTFVRETFGGSDPVLPFLIQGGLTWQSALLVSQSGKKVAIVGNYDADAIVASGNWDEVVPYVQGLRDTLIAKLEELVPAGGKPRIGVNFCSDDVKADGLSHGMFLLLESYLKGTRFEGCLVSASNLVTTLRGVKTSTEIERMKGAIKETELLFDWVDKHARLDMSERDLYDGIQSLIESLGLGYAWDKVGDPIVNFGPDSMGGHGIPSDTIFLAPGQILHIDLGVTKNGYSSDIQSCWYVPHPGETEPPADAQRAFDAVIGAISAGAAVLKPGVQGWEVDAAARSYLVAQGFPEYLHALGHQVGRVAHDGGAILGPKWERYGRTPTIPIKEGEVYTLELGVFVEGRGYLGIEEMAQVTATGVEWLTSRQMDLPVLKL
- a CDS encoding DUF1501 domain-containing protein, giving the protein MNRNDRLNQLTRRTFFKEVGYGVGGLALSSMLAQQGLAATFQGNRKDPLAPKKPHFAPKAKSVIFLFMAGAPSQIDLLDPKPFLQKHNGEACPEEFMKGDRFAFIKGVPKLLGSPHSFTQAGQSGVEISNLLPHLKTVADDIAIVRSVKTDQFNHAPAQLFINTGFQLPGRPSLGSWLTYGLGTENADLPGFVVLISGENNPDGGKACWSSGFIPTAYQGIEFRSKGEPVLFVKDPEDVTRPMRRDMLDALRDLNEIKLKQTLDPEIETRIAQYELAYRMQSSVPDLMDVSKETKETHELYGTEQGKTSFGNNCLLARRLVERGVRFVQLYHRGWDHHGNGEGNDLKHGLPELCRQTDQGAAALVKDLKQRGLLDETLVVWIGEFGRTPMNEGRGGSPYPGRDHHPHAFSCWLAGGGIKPGITYGKTDELGYQIVENPVHIHDLNATILHLMGMDHTKLTYKFQGRNFRLTDVYGEVVKGLLV